The sequence ATTAGCTTCTATCTTAGATCTTGGTTTGATGGCAGATATAAATTTGGCAGTAAATCAAGCCGATGGTAGGGACGCCCACACCCCCTACACTCAAGCCCAAAGTCTTGACGGGCGACTGGTTCAAAAGAACATTTCATCAGCTATGATTACAATTGTATCACATAATGTTAAATATGATGAGAATGATTGTAAAAAATCAAAAAATTAAAAAGCAGAATTGGAGCATTAATGATGCTATTTATAATAAAATTAATAAAACTTGTTGGAGTTATTAATGAATAAACATAGCGAGTTAGAAATTTTTAAGCTCTGCGAGAGATTAGCAGAGCTTTTAGGTGATAAGGAAGCCATAGCAGATTTGAATATATTATTAGAGCGACATCCTGAGATGTTTGTAGGCAAAGAGCAAGTTTATAATTTAATTAAAAAAGTCATAAATGATCCAGAAATAATTATCAAAAACCCAACTCCAACAAATGATCAAGATTACATTGCAGGTAGTAGATTAAATGAACAAAAAATGGGCGAAATAGATATACACAAAGATGAAAACATTAGTAAGATATATTACACTAATGAAAAAATATTAAAAAAATAGGGCAATTAGATAAAAAAAGAAGTTGTATATAAGAAGCCGATGGTAGGGACGCCCACTTCCTACACTCAAGCCCAAAGTCTTGACGAGCGACTGGTTCAAAAGAACATTTCATCGGCTCTTGCAAAAGCAAGAAGATTATTATATTATAAATTAACTAAAAATCACAAAATCAAGATCTTAGCGGAAATAGATAATGGTTTTTACTGGTAATCAAAAATTTAAATATAGCGAATTTTTTTAATTTTACCAGTAAGAAAAAAGATTTTTTCTTACTGGTATCTTGGCTAAATTTACAACAAACTAGCATAAAATCAAATATTTTATAGTAAAATACAATAAATTTACAAAAATGGATAATTATGAAAAGTTTAACATTTGATGAGATTTACCAGGATTTAAAAAGCCTAGAGTATGATTATTTACAGCCTACACTTGATAGGATACTAGCAGAAGAACCACGATATATAGAGAATTTTAATAAAGTATTTGCAAATTTGACTGATAATGCGTATCTTGAGCTCAAACAATTGTTTATGGAGTTTGGTTTGGATTTTATAGATTTTAATAAGGAAATTCAGGCTAAGAAAAAAGCTATTTGGAAAATTCGATGCTCTTTAAAAGATGGTTATACACTAGTACCGCTTATCGCTTCAGCGACATTTACAGCACTTAATGATTACATAGAGAATTTAAAAAAGCAAAAGGAATTAGGCATACCTATTGTTGATATAGGTAACATTCACGGCAAAGAGACAATTGAGACTTTAAACAAAATTAGCTCTATACTCAATCAAACGAATTCAAATTACAAATATATCAATTTGCAAGCTTTGAAAAATGATTATAATGTAAAATTAGCTCAAATAGCTAAGAAGTATAGGATTAGTCTTGGAAAATTTAGAGCATTTGTAGCTTTTGAGCAAATTTTTAAAACGACAAAAAGCAGTAAAAAAAGAAAAATAAAAATAATTTAGTAAAAAACGCAATAATTTAGATTTTTTATGCTATACTTCCTTTCAAGATTTAGAATTTAATGAAATTCATAAAAATCTAATAATCAAGAAAGGAATTAAGATGGCAGGAATTGATATTCTAAATAGCACTGACTACTTAACAATTAGTGATGTAGAAACTATATATCACATTAAAAGAGCCAATCATGCCAAGCTAAGAATGGCTAAAAATCAAAACCCAAACAATCCGTTTTTATTCTCAAAGATAGGTAAAATCATACTATACAAACGCTCAGATATTGAAAATTTCATAAATGGAAATATAAGGAGATATGATGAAAATGGAATATAATTCCACGCAAAGCGTGGAACAAAACATACACGATATTATATCTAAATTTGGCTTAGAGGCTACTTCTGAAATGATAAATAATACAAAAGATGAGTGGATAATACCAAATTTCTTAGCCCCACAAACTATAACAATGATTTACGCTTCAGCTGGTGCTGGTAAAAGCTTATTTACGCTTTATTTGACTAAATTTTTACTACAAGAGAATAAATTTAGCCAAATCCACTACCTAGATGCAGACAATAGCCCACGAGTGTTAAAAGACCGCAATCTAAATCAAATTCTAGATAGTTTTAAAGATAGCTTTCACTACTACTTTATAGATAAACCAAAAAACGGCGATATTCTAACTAATCTCTCAAAGTCAAACGACTTAGATGGCGTGCTAATTATCATTGATAGTATAAGAAATTTTATCAATGTTGATTTTACCAAAGATGATAAGATAACTAGCTTTTTAGATAAATTACAAAAGTTAAGAAATTTAGGTGCTACAATAATCTTTTTACACCATCAGCCAAAGCAAATTGATGATGAGAATAATAAAGCTTATAAAGGTTCAATAGCCTTTATGGATAGTGTAGATGAAGGTTATTATCTCTCTTTGATTAAAGAGCATAGTATTCTTGGATTAAATGAGTTATTTTTTACTCTTGAGCCACAGAAGTTTAGATTTGATATGGCTATATCAAATTTTATAATCAACACTGATAACTTTGGCTTTAAAAAAGATGATAACTTACTTTTTGCTAGTAATGATATAGCTCGATATACAGCGGAATATGTGATTAAAATTTTGCAAAAACATGCAAATGGATTGCCAAAAAGCAAATTAATCAAAGAGCTAAAAGATTTAGCCTTTAGAGATGATGTCGAAGTGTATCGCAAGAATTCCTTATGGAGATTTATGGATAAATTTAAAAATCGCCTTTGGACTATCACTAGAGAAGCTAAGCATAATACGATAAGATATAAGTTGATAAACTCCCAGTTTTAGCTTTACTAAATTTACTCTACTTTTTAGTGTAGTATTTGAGTATTTATAAATTATTGCTAATAAAACGTAAAAATCAACTTTTATATTTTTTTATTTTGTCAGGATAGCAACTTACGCCAATTTTTGACCACATTTTTTAAAATGAAGTCAAAAAGCATAAGTTGCATTTCTGCGA is a genomic window of Campylobacter devanensis containing:
- a CDS encoding AAA family ATPase, which produces MKMEYNSTQSVEQNIHDIISKFGLEATSEMINNTKDEWIIPNFLAPQTITMIYASAGAGKSLFTLYLTKFLLQENKFSQIHYLDADNSPRVLKDRNLNQILDSFKDSFHYYFIDKPKNGDILTNLSKSNDLDGVLIIIDSIRNFINVDFTKDDKITSFLDKLQKLRNLGATIIFLHHQPKQIDDENNKAYKGSIAFMDSVDEGYYLSLIKEHSILGLNELFFTLEPQKFRFDMAISNFIINTDNFGFKKDDNLLFASNDIARYTAEYVIKILQKHANGLPKSKLIKELKDLAFRDDVEVYRKNSLWRFMDKFKNRLWTITREAKHNTIRYKLINSQF